Proteins encoded within one genomic window of Parcubacteria group bacterium ADurb.Bin159:
- the trmD gene encoding tRNA (guanine-N(1)-)-methyltransferase, whose protein sequence is MAYKFDIITIFPEIFSPYFNYSILKRAQDKKIIKIKIHNLRDFTNDKHKTVDDAPYGGGAGMVLKAEPIYKSLKKLTKFEVKGSRLKNINKDTKIVLLSPKGKQFNQKMANSFSRLSHLILICGHYEGVDERVKKFIDQEISIGPYVLTGGELPAIVMVDAITRLIPGVIKKESLWEETFSSRKMTEVKGLKNKYYKSEIVKEYPQYTRPSVLTIYDSFSKIFQIKTPKVLLSGNHQKIKKWREKHTVL, encoded by the coding sequence ATGGCTTATAAATTTGATATTATTACCATATTCCCAGAAATTTTTTCTCCTTATTTCAACTATTCTATCTTAAAACGGGCTCAAGATAAAAAAATAATAAAAATTAAAATTCATAATTTAAGAGATTTTACTAATGATAAACACAAAACAGTAGATGATGCTCCTTATGGTGGAGGAGCAGGAATGGTTTTAAAAGCTGAGCCTATATATAAATCTTTAAAAAAACTTACTAAGTTTGAAGTAAAAGGATCAAGATTAAAAAATATTAATAAAGACACGAAAATAGTGCTTTTATCGCCGAAAGGTAAGCAATTTAATCAGAAAATGGCTAACTCATTTAGCCGACTTTCTCATCTTATTTTAATTTGTGGGCATTACGAAGGCGTTGATGAACGAGTTAAAAAATTTATTGACCAAGAAATATCTATCGGCCCTTATGTTTTAACTGGAGGAGAGTTGCCAGCAATAGTTATGGTTGATGCTATAACTCGGCTTATCCCCGGAGTAATAAAAAAAGAGTCGCTATGGGAAGAGACTTTTTCTTCTCGGAAGATGACGGAAGTTAAGGGTTTAAAAAATAAATATTATAAATCAGAAATTGTCAAAGAATATCCACAATATACCCGGCCTTCTGTCTTGACAATTTATGATAGTTTTAGTAAAATATTTCAGATTAAAACACCTAAGGTTTTATTATCTGGTAATCATCAAAAAATTAAAAAATGGAGGGAAAAACATACTGTTCTTTAA